In the genome of Kluyveromyces marxianus DMKU3-1042 DNA, complete genome, chromosome 1, one region contains:
- the RHB1 gene encoding putative GTPase RHB1, protein MSVRDRKIIVLGSRNVGKTTLLVQLTESHFVESYYPTIENQFIHEFVLKKPNGTELKFNLDIVDTSGQDEFSMINAKSMLGVAGCILMYSVANRHSFEILELIRDKMLDMLGLRELPIVLVGNKIDLERQVSYQEGEELAKRLKCGFVEICVKQGSGIEMPFKTLIQKIEGFEDGSSRSEEGGSEGCIVM, encoded by the coding sequence ATGTCAGTTAGAGATAGAAAGATTATAGTGCTGGGGTCTAGGAATGTGGGGAAGACGACATTATTAGTGCAGCTTACGGAATCGCACTTTGTAGAGTCGTATTATCCGACGATTGAGAACCAGTTTATTCACGAGtttgtgttgaagaagcCCAATGGGACGGAGTTGAAGTTCAACTTGGACATTGTAGATACTTCTGGGCAGGATGAGTTTTCTATGATAAATGCGAAGTCAATGCTTGGGGTTGCCGGGTGCATATTGATGTATAGCGTTGCGAACAGACACAGTTTTGAGATTTTGGAGTTGATACGGGACAAGATGCTTGACATGTTGGGGCTCAGAGAGCTACCCATAGTGCTTGTGGGGAACAAGATCGATCTTGAGAGACAGGTGAGTTATCAAGAGGGGGAGGAGCTTGCAAAACGGTTGAAGTGCGGGTTCGTAGAAATTTGTGTAAAACAGGGTTCTGGGATCGAGATGCCGTTCAAGACTCTAATACAGAAGATCGAGGGTTTTGAAGATGGGTCTTCGAGAAGCGAGGAAGGTGGTTCTGAGGGATGTATAGTGATGTAA
- the ARDH gene encoding D-arabinitol 2-dehydrogenase [ribulose-forming]: protein MSGLSQEVRSATPINPSIPSLADVVPSFRLDGHVTIITGAAGGLAHTLSQALVAQGSQLALMDLSHESLENTRRDLIHFQKQNNLPEVAISIWACDISNADEVEEVVRAIPGEHNGIIPQKLVHTAGFCQNINAHEYDAAKAQKLVNVNLLGSLYICQSMARQLLARRTRRKSISTDVNESGEVLPHFPEASFVLIGSMSGLIVNTPQPQCAYNMSKAGVIHLVKSLAAEWAKYGIRVNAISPGYIATALTKQVISQSPEGAALQKEWTNRIPVGRMAEPKEFVGSMLYLLSRSASSYTTGENMVVDGGYVCW, encoded by the coding sequence ATGTCCGGATTGAGTCAAGAGGTTCGTTCAGCGACTCCTATAAACCCCAGTATTCCATCGTTGGCCGATGTGGTGCCATCTTTCAGACTGGATGGACATGTGACCATTATTACAGGTGCAGCAGGAGGGTTGGCGCACACGTTGTCGCAGGCTCTTGTGGCGCAAGGGTCGCAGCTAGCGTTGATGGATTTGAGCCATGAGAGTTTGGAGAACACGAGAAGAGACCTAATCCATTTCCAGAAGCAGAACAATCTTCCAGAGGTGGCCATTTCGATCTGGGCGTGCGACATTTCGAACGCAGATGAAGTGGAGGAGGTTGTGAGGGCCATTCCCGGGGAGCACAACGGCATTATTCCGCAAAAATTGGTGCACACGGCCGGGTTTTGTCAGAACATCAATGCGCACGAGTACGATGCGGCCAAGGCCCAGAAGCTGGTGAATGTGAACCTTTTGGGGTCCTTGTACATCTGCCAATCGATGGCGAGACAATTGTTGGCGAGAAGGACGAGAAGAAAGTCTATTTCCACTGATGTGAACGAGTCCGGAGAAGTGTTGCCCCACTTCCCAGAAGCTTCGTTCGTGTTGATCGGGTCGATGTCCGGGTTGATCGTGAACACGCCTCAGCCACAATGCGCATACAACATGTCCAAGGCAGGTGTGATCCACTTGGTCAAGTCGCTAGCTGCAGAATGGGCCAAATACGGGATTAGGGTCAATGCTATTTCCCCCGGCTACATCGCGACCGCCTTGACCAAGCAAGTCATCTCGCAGTCGCCAGAAGGTGCTGCGTTGCAGAAGGAGTGGACCAATAGGATCCCAGTGGGCCGTATGGCGGAACCAAAGGAATTCGTTGGGTCCATGCTCTATCTGTTGTCGCGCTCGGCCTCGAGCTATACCACCGGTGAAAATATGGTTGTCGATGGTGGGTACGTGTGCTGGTGA
- the NPP2 gene encoding nucleotide diphosphatase/phosphodiesterase NPP2 yields MVSPGSEFDLDFSDLDDPLEFLDSPSWSQRLRAFANKSRNYFRKWYYVTPFQSGIELETWNDVDLDSVSPDLQSDYFRNSGTENRNSKKAYIWKWITFVLMIISLLLLSILIVSSVKNKKRRVHGAAAAAMSTGVGLAKTLIISLDGFHPGYISESRTPFLNQIFSSEANSFNDTIVAPYMVPSFPSQTFPNHWSMVTGQFPHHHGIIANRFWDQKQDLAFQIGDLSSRMNTFWNRTLPIWYFTNENELQTHTHMWPGSEIVHEDPLRNPTIIDPFNIDEPLNDKLVVIQKALQNESTTLTFAYVPVVDTMGHKYGNLLDSGHSKVLKEVDDFIEQLLSDIDPSVNVVIVSDHGMSTILKKNVYVWEDHFGDVAKYPSIAKLYDDVNTLIYTKDGKDSAVDELYRELQPKVPPVCELVKSTDLFPDVRDPLIQNRIPQLVITCDPGYLIVTREKYDKLPARFGNHGFRRDEPDMRALFMGKGPFFEHARSKLKLPDQYIKPFDNIQIFSLLLNLCGIDVSGKDIDVDADLKFWDHLMPLGKYSESSPEMLQHYPDSEYNKLWNTYEKASAPTTTTTPTTTPTSTTTAPTSTTSSTSTTDEADVPPSLGDIIDEVESTINDIIHKIWPSKGKGNHNGDSD; encoded by the coding sequence ATGGTATCTCCAGGTTCTGAGTTCGATTTGGACTTCTCAGATTTAGATGACCCTTTGGAGTTCTTGGACTCTCCATCGTGGTCTCAACGGTTGCGAGCATTCGCCAACAAGTCCAGAAACTACTTTAGAAAATGGTACTACGTGACGCCGTTCCAGTCTGGTATAGAATTGGAAACGTGGAACGACGTTGATCTCGACTCTGTGTCACCGGATTTACAATCCGACTATTTCAGAAATTCAGGAACCGAAAACCGCAACAGCAAGAAGGCATACATCTGGAAGTGGATCACATTCGTTCTAATGATCATTTCGCTACTCCTATTGTCCATATTGATTGTTTCCTCAgtgaaaaacaaaaaaaggcGTGTACATggagctgctgctgcagCGATGAGCACTGGCGTAGGGCTGGCCAAGACTTTAATCATTTCGTTAGATGGGTTCCATCCAGGGTACATTAGCGAGTCGAGAACGCCGTTCTTGAACCAGATTTTCTCGTCGGAAGCGAATTCATTCAATGACACGATTGTAGCCCCATATATGGTACCTTCTTTCCCCTCGCAAACGTTCCCTAACCATTGGAGTATGGTAACTGGTCAGTTCCCTCATCACCACGGGATCATCGCCAACAGATTCTGGGACCAGAAGCAGGACCTTGCGTTCCAGATCGGCGACTTGTCCTCTCGCATGAACACTTTCTGGAACCGCACGCTGCCTATTTGGTACTTCACGAACGAAAATGAGCTCCAAACGCACACGCACATGTGGCCTGGTAGTGAGATCGTTCATGAGGACCCACTGAGGAACCCAACGATAATAGATCCTTTCAACATCGACGAGCCCTTGAACGATAAGTTGGTCGTGATACAGAAAGCGTTACAGAATGAATCGACAACGCTCACGTTCGCATACGTCCCTGTGGTGGACACGATGGGCCACAAGTACGGGAATCTACTTGACTCGGGCCATTCCAAGGTTTTAAAAGAGGTGGACGATTTCATAGAGCAATTGCTCAGCGACATCGATCCCAGCGTCAACGTTGTCATAGTGAGTGATCACGGAATGAGCAcgatcttgaagaagaacgttTACGTGTGGGAGGATCATTTCGGAGACGTTGCGAAATACCCATCCATCGCAAAGCTCTACGATGATGTGAATACGCTCATATACACAAAGGATGGAAAAGACTCCGCGGTGGACGAATTGTATCGTGAACTACAACCCAAGGTGCCTCCCGTATGCGAGCTAGTGAAGTCGACGGACCTATTCCCGGACGTGCGAGACCCACTCATACAAAACCGTATCCCGCAATTGGTGATTACGTGTGATCCTGGGTACCTAATAGTCACTAGGGAGAAGTACGATAAGCTACCGGCGAGGTTTGGGAACCATGGGTTCCGGAGAGACGAGCCGGACATGAGGGCTTTGTTCATGGGCAAGGGCCCGTTCTTCGAACACGCACGTTCGAAGCTCAAGCTCCCCGACCAGTACATAAAGCCCTTTGACAACATCCAGATCTTTTCGTTGCTTTTGAACTTGTGCGGTATCGATGTTTCCGGGAAGGACATAGACGTCGATGCAGATCTCAAGTTTTGGGACCATTTGATGCCATTAGGCAAGTATTCCGAGTCATCGCCGGAAATGCTCCAGCATTACCCCGACAGCGAATACAACAAGTTATGGAACACGTACGAAAAAGCGTCTGCTcctactactactactactccTACTACTACTCCTACTAGCACTACTACTGCTCCTACTAGCACTACTTCGAGTACTTCTACCACCGACGAAGCAGACGTGCCACCGTCGCTAGGCGACATTATAGACGAAGTCGAGTCCACCATCAACGACATCATACACAAAATATGGCCATCAAAGGGCAAGGGAAACCACAATGGCGACTCTGACTAG
- the GTT3 gene encoding Gtt3p — translation MSTVLERFKKAELIDLADKLGLSVSSSNTKPKLVLKILDHLESLPEPVDLMEFPELELYYEALAQISTTSSGTSSSGSSDDEEEDGEGDDDDEDDDDEEEEEEIEIDFKSDLPNKSPACLWFSNLKFVNKVTNSPYYFRFHEFIDDVQYTTQEWNERVQDYLSTLQTVKQLVLAVELFFFVKPLVQFDFTRFPSPEFVSFYPSQRDFLFSISFWFLFAHLLPSVISYYFNFVRHELFSIEFDPLVYHLSKALISLQFLYNSPAVKKEIELLLTDNYSITQLLTHGYNVGLFYWKFQLGHLPLIANAAAVVVALYVLA, via the coding sequence ATGTCTACTGTGTTGGAAAGATTCAAGAAGGCCGAGTTGATCGATTTGGCCGACAAGCTTGGCTTGTCGGTGAGCTCGAGCAACACCAAGCCCAAACTCGTGCTAAAAATATTGGATCATTTGGAGTCCTTGCCAGAACCCGTTGATCTAATGGAATTCCCGGAGCTTGAGCTATACTACGAGGCTCTCGCTCAAATCAGCACCACGTCTTCTGGTACCTCGTCTTCTGGCTCCtctgatgatgaggaggaGGATGGTGAAGgcgacgatgatgatgaagacgacgacgatgaagaagaagaggaagaaatcgaaatcGACTTCAAAAGCGATTTGCCAAACAAGTCCCCAGCTTGCTTGTGGTTCTCCAACTTGAAATTCGTCAACAAGGTCACCAACAGCCCTTACTACTTCAGGTTCCACGAATTCATCGACGATGTGCAATACACCACCCAGGAATGGAACGAACGTGTCCAGGACTACTTGTCCACCCTACAAACTGTCAAACAGCTCGTGCTTGCTGTGGAactgttcttcttcgtcaagCCATTGGTTCAATTCGACTTCACACGTTTCCCATCGCCAGAATTCGTCTCTTTCTACCCAAGTCAACGCGATTTCCTATTCTCCATCTCGTTCTGGTTCCTTTTCGCTCACTTGCTACCCTCTGTGATCTCGTACTACTTCAACTTTGTACGTCACGAGTTGTTCTCCATCGAGTTTGACCCATTGGTCTACCACTTGTCCAAGGCCTTGATCTCCCTTCAATTCCTATACAACTCGCCAGCAGTCAAGAAGGAAATCGAGTTGTTGTTGACAGATAACTACTCCATCACACAGTTGCTAACACACGGCTACAATGTGGGATTGTTCTACTGGAAATTCCAACTAGGCCATTTGCCATTGATCGCCAACGCTGCTGCCGTCGTGGTGGCCTTGTACGTCTTGGCCTGA
- a CDS encoding plasma membrane ATPase proteolipid 2, giving the protein MLPAGVILVFVLVGLAAIAVIGTIMYRKWQAKQRGLQKF; this is encoded by the coding sequence ATGTTGCCAGCTGGTGTTATTTTGGTCTTCGTCTTGGTTGGTTTGGCCGCCATCGCTGTTATTGGTACTATCATGTACAGAAAATGGCAAGCTAAGCAAAGAGGTTTGCAAAAGTTCTAA
- the EAF5 gene encoding Eaf5p: MEDVKINEILDMIKEMFPNQTSLNDGQITFYHLQINEIQNKIMDVYERCQRDLVNKLAKNEAELRRVRGPSGSNGTNGSIASTVPATASSSTTGSSSTGGSGSGSAPASTSTSAVAAAAAPATAGSSGGATSNNSANGGSGGSNKVDYMKSRRGKILAMYRDTVIAKLESFEQFKKVFDSFANISNNEVIKVENDLKKLKTLHLNNLIDLQWNLQNCVTNGVMSMGHEDTEKVLLAQDELDMTVNFVRDAMDN, encoded by the coding sequence ATGGAGGATGTCAAGATCAACGAGATATTAGATATGATCAAGGAGATGTTTCCGAACCAGACGAGCCTCAACGATGGGCAGATAACGTTTTATCACTTGCAGATCAACGAGATACAGAACAAGATAATGGACGTTTACGAGAGGTGCCAGCGAGACCTCGTGAACAAGCTAGCGAAGAACGAAGCTGAATTGAGGCGGGTGAGGGGTCCTAGCGGTAGTAATGGTACCAATGGTTCGATAGCGTCTACCGTGCCTGCTACTGCTAGTTCGAGCACGACcggtagtagtagtactggtggttctggttctggttctgctCCTgcttctacttctacttctgCAGTTGCAGCTGCGGCTGCACCTGCTACTGCTGGTAGTAGTGGTGGTGCTACGTCAAACAACTCTGCCAACGGCGGTAGCGGTGGTTCCAACAAGGTAGACTACATGAAGTCGCGGCGTGGCAAGATCCTAGCGATGTACCGTGACACAGTGATAGCGAAGCTCGAGTCGTTCGAGCAGTTCAAGAAAGTGTTTGATTCTTTTGCCAACATCAGCAACAACGAGGTCATCAAGGTGGAAAACGAcctcaagaagttgaaaacGTTGCATCTAAACAACTTGATCGACCTACAATGGAACCTACAGAACTGTGTAACGAACGGTGTGATGAGTATGGGCCACGAGGACACAGAAAAGGTACTTCTGGCCCAAGATGAGCTAGACATGACTGTCAATTTTGTCAGAGACGCAATGGACAACTGA
- the MMS21 gene encoding SUMO ligase MMS21 encodes MSGTVRLPDVLPITSKNIDYLNKITVPDLSQEISNSKTSIQESTIALLSSTSTYPEEKVKQLEEMYKELLRLEEKQKFLSSKLIELKAEYKEQSADLPRLDLENWNHYLNNDYNLTNIRKKWIELQSEEVEINKKDQWLRVFYALPYIWSDPSRVIPYDPLENNNSTEEEEDIKVDGGVIDLNCPVSLKKFNLPMISLKCFHTFDDASLKELFRPSKTIECPTPGCGKVLTTKDFTEDKLMRIRVLISDLRNSK; translated from the coding sequence ATGTCAGGTACTGTTAGACTCCCCGATGTGCTACCTATAACATCCAAAAATATCGACTATCTCAACAAAATCACGGTGCCTGATCTATCGCAGgaaatatcaaattcaaagacaTCTATCCAGGAATCCACCATAGCCCTCCTTTCTTCCACTTCCACGTACCCTGAGGAGAAAGTAAAACAGCTCGAGGAAATGTACAAAGAGTTGCTGCGGCTCGAAGAAAAGCAGAAgtttctctcttcaaaaCTCATTGAGTTAAAGGCAGAGTACAAGGAACAGTCTGCGGACCTGCCTCGGCTTGACCTCGAGAATTGGAACCACTACTTAAATAACGACTACAATTTGACTAATATAAGGAAGAAATGGATAGAACTACAGTCAGAGGAAGTAGAAATAAACAAGAAAGATCAATGGCTACGCGTTTTTTACGCATTACCGTATATTTGGTCCGATCCATCGCGAGTCATTCCATATGATCCACtagaaaacaacaatagcacagaagaagaagaagacattaAAGTGGATGGTGGTGTAATTGATCTTAACTGCCCCGTCAGTCTAAAGAAATTCAATCTACCGATGATCTCTTTAAAGTGTTTCCATACCTTCGATGACGCATCGCTAAAAGAGTTGTTCAGGCCTAGCAAAACCATCGAGTGTCCCACACCCGGATGTGGGAAAGTACTAACTACGAAAGATTTCACGGAAGATAAACTCATGCGGATACGAGTACTAATATCAGATCTACGTAACAGTAAATGA
- the SLM5 gene encoding asparagine--tRNA ligase SLM5 (mitochondrial) — translation MRLPVTLKQVFEQVKGNGGSPIKCDKISGWVKDVRQLKTITFVELRDGTSLQDLTIVLKQGLPEFKPTLGQSITVEDPVVVQRKNNQFETLCPPDKLKLLGNTTNYPVQNKQTTLATLRRMPEFKHRTTYLSNLLRFRHKVESQLTKTLDDLDFTLVRPPTLTSIDCEGAGEMFQLKQSHWNKPVNLTVSSQLHLEVLMMGLGRVYCLQPCFRAEKSDTNRHLCEFWMLEVETAFIDKNESLMDLVELMIKNVVSSLSESNDLPKYFPIECDNKVSTKWAKLLQDWRRITYTDAIELIQSSGAKFDNTSTWGQDLNSEHEKWLCEHFGGPVFVTNYPRDCKAFYMKQRPQEGTVECFDLLFPEIGEIVGGSIREDNYDVLKNEVERRKMDYKELEWYLNLRKEGTVPHGGFGIGIERLVSYLYGNPNIRDSIPFHRTTGQIDL, via the coding sequence ATGAGGCTTCCAGTCACACTGAAACAAGTTTTCGAGCAAGTGAAAGGTAACGGTGGAAGTCCGATCAAATGCGATAAAATATCAGGTTGGGTAAAAGATGTTAGACAATTGAAAACGATTACCTTTGTCGAGCTTCGGGACGGTACCTCGCTACAAGACCTCACAATTGTTTTGAAACAAGGTCTTCCTGAGTTCAAGCCGACGCTTGGCCAATCTATTACTGTTGAAGATCCGGTGGTCGTTCAGCGAAAGAATAACCAGTTTGAGACGTTATGTCCACCCGATAAGTTGAAACTACTTGGCAACACTACAAACTATCCGGTACAGAACAAACAGACAACATTAGCGACGCTACGGAGAATGCCGGAATTCAAACATAGAACCACGTATCTCTCTAATCTTTTGCGGTTTCGTCACAAGGTCGAATCCCAGCTAACGAAAACGCTAGACGACTTGGACTTCACGCTGGTTAGACCTCCAACTTTAACTTCGATTGACTGTGAAGGTGCTGGTGAAATGTTTCAGTTGAAACAGAGCCACTGGAATAAACCAGTTAATCTTACTGTGTCGTCCCAGCTTCATTTGGAGGTACTAATGATGGGTTTGGGTCGAGTATACTGTTTGCAGCCATGCTTCCGTGCGGAAAAAAGTGATACGAACAGGCATCTATGTGAGTTCTGGATGCTAGAAGTTGAGACTGCGTTCATTGACAAAAATGAATCACTCATGGACCTTGTAGAACTCATGATCAAAAACGTCGTTTCCTCACTATCGGAGTCCAACGATCTACCCAAATATTTCCCAATTGAATGCGACAACAAGGTCAGCACCAAGTGGGCcaagcttcttcaagattGGAGAAGAATCACATACACAGATGCCATTGAACTGATACAATCCAGCGGAGCCAAGTTCGACAATACGTCGACATGGGGGCAGGATTTAAACAGCGAACACGAGAAATGGTTATGCGAGCATTTCGGAGGCCCTGTTTTCGTCACCAATTATCCTCGCGACTGTAAAGCGTTCTATATGAAACAAAGGCCCCAAGAGGGAACAGTAGAATGTTTTGATCTGCTATTCCCAGAGATTGGAGAAATTGTCGGAGGAAGCATAAGAGAAGACAATTATGATGTTCTCAAAAACGAAGTAGAAAGGCGGAAAATGGACTACAAAGAACTCGAATGGTACTTGAACCTACGTAAAGAGGGTACAGTTCCACATGGTGGTTTTGGAATCGGTATAGAACGTTTGGTCTCATACCTATACGGCAATCCCAATATTCGCGACAGTATACCATTCCACAGAACAACAGGCCAAATTGACTTGTAA
- the PGA2 gene encoding Pga2p: MNGTTKQRSSRQLYIYSRMEIVERFKNNLIQSFDIDLKHAIRLVLIVGGYYFIRQIAQRELAKRQLKSQLEQKDAELHAQHEGELNSANDLALDEESTADTTSFGWGKKTRQRVKKQEKLLEAEFKRLQENAAEIDEEEDKDIEDLLID; this comes from the coding sequence ATGAATGGCACAACAAAACAGCGCTCGAGTAGACaactatatatttacaGCAGGATGGAGATTGTAGAaagattcaagaacaaTTTGATCCAGTCTTTCGATATAGATTTAAAGCATGCAATTCGTCTAGTTCTTATTGTTGGAGGCTACTATTTCATAAGGCAAATTGCACAAAGAGAGTTGGCTAAGAGACAGCTAAAGTCACAGTTAGAACAGAAAGATGCTGAACTGCATGCTCAGCATGAGGGTGAGCTAAACTCAGCAAATGATCTTGCATTAGATGAAGAGAGCACTGCTGACACAACCTCTTTTGGTTGGGGTAAGAAGACCAGACAAAGAGTcaagaagcaagaaaagTTGCTAGAAGCTGAGTTCAAGAGGTTACAAGAAAATGCTGCCGAAATTGACGAGGAGGAGGACAAGGATATTGAAGATCTCCTAATTGATTAA
- the RPC31 gene encoding DNA-directed RNA polymerase III subunit C31, with the protein MSFRGGARGKSSSAFSNLPFGLSYSDVGANGSTELPTIPLPMNHPSNDLEREIAMHYINFRNALKDGPLFTGSMELISEDDEEDNGEAEKNGKKKRKQKQQVDADGLNDGIERYSDKYLKRRKIGTSIDEYPFNVDFFPKELYQVLGINKKKLIQLSKLDKNQTLFGASGSKEEDEAVGRALLEKLSGMAEEEEDADEENEEKDRDKGDVDEDDEFEEDDDDDYNAEKYFDDGDDDLGGEDEYPDEAEF; encoded by the coding sequence ATGAGTTTCAGAGGGGGAGCTCGAGGGAAGTCGTCTTCTGCATTTAGTAATCTACCGTTCGGGCTCAGTTATAGTGATGTTGGTGCCAATGGATCTACGGAATTACCTACGATTCCACTCCCAATGAACCATCCTAGTAATGACCTAGAACGTGAAATAGCGATGCATTACATCAACTTCAGAAATGCATTGAAGGATGGACCGTTGTTCACCGGTTCTATGGAATTAATCTCagaggatgatgaagaggacAATGGTGAGGctgaaaagaatggaaagaagaagaggaaacaaaaacaacaagtTGATGCTGATGGGCTCAACGATGGTATCGAGAGATATTCGGATAAAtacttgaaaagaagaaagatcgGTACTTCGATCGATGAGTATCCATTCAATGTCGATTTCTTCCCCAAGGAACTATATCAAGTACTAGGcataaacaaaaagaagttgatcCAATTATCGAAACTGGACAAGAACCAAACTCTATTTGGTGCCAGTGGATCCAAGGAAGAGGATGAAGCCGTTGGACGAGCATTGCTTGAGAAATTGAGCGGAATGgccgaagaagaagaagatgcagatgaagagaatgaagagaaagataGAGACAAGGGAGACgtcgatgaagatgacgaatttgaagaagatgatgatgacgattACAATGCAGAGAAGTACTTcgatgatggtgatgatgacCTAGGAGGCGAGGATGAGTACCCAGATGAGGCTGAATTCTAA
- the INN1 gene encoding Inn1p, translated as MSLSSSGNVITGANGRLDVYVSKAKDLPNLRKLDKQDPFVKLRIAHLTEISPVIYRGGQTPKFDFHCVFQLTPDMKPLLSVELYDDHDHKHGSRLIGKCEVDLLPALLSDPEEGHDQWYYLNKGSIEAGKVYIELTFVPNAISESRNIEVSNMDFSIQSRTVPPLPSDPPEFHDQYNMATSSLGQRTGSSLVPGGYVHGSHMRSRSPVVSSHSVARASSYYPGDQQRVQVQEPADFDVSMGSNATTDTYHSQQTQSTEGLMDKLKLIKEKLNYFKNGSSDPSNESVANNAMDLEVLQKVVGAGMESSSTSRVPSHINVPTSVAKNFQEPPLPPIPTSANRTPSRTSVRDSPTRSPFRPPVSPRLPDLPTNYSPASSRHGPPSPTRRRPPPM; from the coding sequence ATGTCGCTGTCCTCAAGCGGAAATGTCATTACTGGGGCCAATGGTAGGCTAGATGTTTATGTTAGCAAAGCTAAAGATCTACCGAATTTGAGAAAACTAGATAAACAAGATCCGTTTGTTAAGCTGCGGATAGCTCACCTTACCGAGATTTCGCCCGTTATTTATCGTGGGGGTCAAACGCCAAAGTTTGACTTCCATTGTGTTTTCCAGCTAACACCTGATATGAaacctcttctttctgttgAGCTTTACGATGACCACGACCATAAACATGGATCCAGGCTTATCGGCAAGTGTGAAGTGGATCTTCTGCCTGCATTATTAAGTGACCCTGAAGAAGGGCATGATCAATGGTACTATTTAAACAAGGGAAGCATTGAGGCCGGGAAGGTGTATATCGAGTTGACATTTGTTCCAAACGCTATAAGCGAGAGCAGGAACATTGAAGTGTCGAATATGGATTTTAGCATCCAATCTAGAACAGTTCCGCCTCTACCTTCAGATCCTCCTGAGTTCCATGACCAATACAATATGGCAACTTCTAGTCTAGGGCAACGGACTGGGTCATCACTCGTCCCAGGCGGATACGTTCATGGCTCCCATATGAGATCAAGGTCGCCTGTTGTATCTAGCCATTCGGTCGCTAGAGCATCTTCATATTACCCTGGAGATCAACAGCGGGTACAAGTGCAAGAACCAGCAGATTTTGATGTATCTATGGGTTCAAATGCAACTACAGACACATACCATTCACAACAAACTCAGTCAACAGAAGGTTTGATGGACAAACTAAAACtcataaaagaaaaactcAACTACTTCAAGAACGGATCATCAGATCCATCGAATGAGAGTGTTGCCAATAATGCGATGGATCTGGAAGTGTTACAAAAAGTTGTGGGTGCCGGAATGGAAAGCTCATCTACTTCGAGAGTTCCCTCTCACATAAATGTGCCAACATCTGTGGCTAAGAATTTCCAAGAACCACCACTGCCACCTATTCCAACATCAGCAAACAGAACGCCAAGCCGCACATCTGTAAGAGATTCTCCTACAAGATCTCCATTCAGACCTCCCGTATCGCCAAGATTGCCTGATCTACCCACAAACTACTCACCGGCTTCTTCAAGACATGGCCCACCTTCaccaacaagaagaagaccacCGCCAATGTGA